A window of the Lates calcarifer isolate ASB-BC8 linkage group LG18, TLL_Latcal_v3, whole genome shotgun sequence genome harbors these coding sequences:
- the sult4a1 gene encoding sulfotransferase 4A1, with translation MAESEADTPSTPIEFESKYFEFDGVRLPPFCRGKMEEISNFSLRSSDIWIVTYPKSGTSLLQEVVYLVSQGADPDEIGLMNIDEQLPVLEYPQPGLDIIQELTSPRLIKSHLPYRFLPEAMHNGEAKVIYMARNPKDLVVSYYQFHRSLRTMSYRGTFQEFCRRFMNDKLGYGSWFEHVQEFWEHRMDSNVLFLKYEDMYKDLGTLVEQLARFLGVSCDKAQLEGMVESCNQLIEQCCNSEALSICRGRVGLWKDIFTVSMNEKFDAVYRQKMGKSDLTFDFCL, from the exons ATGGCCGAGAGCGAGGCAGACACGCCGAGCACGCCGATTGAGTTTGAGAGCAAATACTTCGAGTTTGATGGAGTGCGGCTGCCGCCCTTCTGCAgagggaagatggaggagaTCTCCAATTTCTCCCTCAGAAGTAGCGACATTTGGATTGTCACCTACCCAAAGTCAG GCACCAGTCTACTTCAGGAGGTTGTGTATTTAGTGAGCCAGGGAGCAGACCCAGATGAAATCGGCCTTATGAACATTGATGAACAGCTGCCTGTCTTAGAGTACCCCCAACCTGGCCTGGATATCATACAG gaGCTGACATCCCCTCGTCTGATCAAAAGCCATCTTCCCTATCGATTCCTCCCTGAGGCCATGCACAACGGAGAGGCCAAG GTGATCTACATGGCTCGGAACCCTAAGGACCTGGTGGTGTCCTACTACCAGTTCCACCGCTCTCTCAGGACTATGAGCTACCGGGGAACCTTCCAGGAGTTCTGTCGGCGCTTCATGAATGACAAGC TGGGATATGGTTCCTGGTTTGAACACGTTCAGGAATTTTGGGAGCATCGTATGGACTCTAATGTCCTCTTCTTAAAATATGAAGACATGTACAAG gaTCTGGGGACGTTGGTGGAGCAGTTAGCCCGGTTCCTGGGGGTTTCCTGTGACAAGGCTCAGCTGGAGGGCATGGTGGAGAGCTGCAACCAGCTCATCGAGCAGTGCTGCAACTCAGAGGCGCTGTCGATCTGTAGGG GTCGTGTCGGTCTGTGGAAGGACATCTTCACAGTGTCAATGAATGAGAAGTTTGACGCGGTGTACAGACAGAAGATGGGCAAGTCCGACCTGACCTTTGACTTCTGCCTGTAA